In the Hordeum vulgare subsp. vulgare chromosome 7H, MorexV3_pseudomolecules_assembly, whole genome shotgun sequence genome, one interval contains:
- the LOC123408911 gene encoding uncharacterized protein LOC123408911, producing the protein MGLLTGDGGSGGVGYNASCGKTSGLVWNLTSSYADQSNEASMLSATVIMFLLAALFFNLNLFSGLSDTSAILDPKVRVVLSKALSLFLPVMSYLFSEAKNAGGLACGGAAAAELPLRARLILTWMLLVELLRNKVEEIRMQRGDDGWHRGTVERAGRVVWLGSLVFFNLRGPGRKSMLGILWLLCVAKLVQRVTFTLVGKNSLAYGKNARLIMSYMHAPHHQQQHGDDDHHHDELLKGCRYAVMGEDKLVNKPTPAGYSVRGDITTAATTTTVGKIWQLAEDDLFLASVDQDGRLRRLCLSFALFKLLRRSFEHLPPMSEAETRDCRGLIFFKGGLYSSSKSSNQSNGRGEIEKEVAAAEELFQVMKDETIFLSEYYHSVVPVALASPFFLLANYLLLPAMVLLLCLVIVVLCGNGDVFFAFDSLKSDNYSVSFGVVRMARCLLMRVLSSPSVFFSTIDLSITLLLFLVLVYEQVWEFVVFLFSNWFLVSMLHGYAAKPHWRRSATFSWAIRRMLWVRSKMSHPDITMKQFSALRSCRLSRQLRMMPAVSLTLPAIAVPKEVKHSIAEYLSATSLQEEDHYDPTGSRRGLLSNGQLAVAEYGELRRACKSESIAEVILAWHIATCLFEEKFPSPSASRDMVVATTLSKYCAYLVAFHPELLPENEESAERVFEIMEEDLRRTVGFWRYHLPAAVAPLLGSGYEQIMRLEERPNLAQALEMTEMSALQRGAILEHALEKEAKGAAGVEVMWKVLADLWVQIMVYVAPSGDEEHVMGHAKVLPEGGEFVTVLWALATHTGMRRAAPVAVGSMEHV; encoded by the coding sequence ATGGGCCTGTTGACCGGCGATGGCGGTAGCGGTGGCGTTGGCTACAACGCGAGCTGCGGGAAAACCAGCGGCCTGGTGTGGAACCTGACGTCCTCCTACGCGGACCAGAGCAACGAGGCCTCCATGCTCTCCGCCACCGTCATCATGTTCCTCCTCGCCGCGCTCTTCTTCAACCTCAACCTCTTCAGCGGCCTCTCCGACACCAGCGCCATCCTCGACCCCAAGGTCCGCGTCGTGCTCTCCAAGGcgctctccctcttcctccccgtCATGTCCTACCTCTTCTCCGAGGCCAAAAACGCCGGCGGCCTCGCGTGCGGCGGCGCCGCCGCGGCCGAGCTCCCCCTCCGGGCCCGTCTGATCCTCACGTGGATGCTCCTCGTGGAGCTCCTCCGCAACAAGGTGGAGGAGATCCGCATGCAGCGGGGGGACGACGGCTGGCACAGGGGCACCGTGGAGCGCGCCGGCCGCGTCGTCTGGCTCGGGAGCCTCGTCTTCTTCAACCTACGCGGCCCCGGGCGCAAGTCCATGCTGGGCATCCTCTGGCTCCTCTGCGTGGCCAAGCTGGTGCAGAGGGTCACCTTCACCTTGGTGGGGAAGAACTCTCTGGCCTACGGGAAGAACGCGCGCCTCATCATGTCCTACATGCACGCGCCTCATCACCAGCAGCAGCATggagacgacgaccaccaccacgacgAGCTCTTGAAGGGGTGTCGGTACGCGGTGATGGGAGAAGACAAGCTGGTGAATAAGCCAACCCCGGCTGGCTACAGCGTCAGAGGTGACATCACCACCGCTGCGACGACGACGACCGTCGGGAAAATCTGGCAGCTTGCAGAGGATGACCTCTTCCTTGCCTCCGTCGACCAAGATGGGCGGCTGAGGAGGCTCTGTCTCTCCTTCGCGCTCTTCAAACTGCTTCGCCGGAGTTTCGAGCACCTGCCGCCGATGAGCGAGGCCGAGACCCGCGACTGCCGGGGCCTCATCTTCTTCAAAGGAGGCTTGTACAGCAGCAGCAAGAGCAGCAACCAGAGCAATGGCCGAGGCGAAATCGagaaggaagtagcagcagcagaggaaCTGTTCCAGGTGATGAAGGACGAGACCATCTTCCTGAGCGAGTACTACCACTCCGTCGTCCCCGTGGCCTTGGCGAGCCCCTTCTTCCTGCTCGCCAACTACCTGCTCCTCCCGGCCATGGTGCTGCTCCTgtgcctcgtcatcgtcgtcctctgCGGGAACGGCGACGTGTTCTTCGCCTTCGACAGCCTGAAGAGCGACAACTACAGCGTCTCGTTCGGGGTGGTCAGGATGGCGAGGTGCCTCTTGATGAGAGTCCTCAGTTCGCCGTCGGTGTTCTTCTCCACCATCGACCTGTCCATCACCTTGCTCCTCTTCCTCGTGCTGGTGTACGAGCAGGTGTGGGAATTTGTGGTCTTCCTCTTCTCCAACTGGTTCCTCGTGTCGATGCTCCACGGGTACGCGGCCAAGCCCCACTGGCGCCGGAGCGCCACCTTCAGCTGGGCCATCCGCCGCATGCTGTGGGTGCGGAGCAAGATGAGCCACCCGGACATCACCATGAAGCAGTTCTCCGCACTGAGGTCCTGCCGTCTCAGCCGCCAACTGAGGATGATGCCGGCCGTCTCGCTGACGCTGCCGGCCATCGCCGTGCCAAAGGAGGTGAAGCATTCCATCGCGGAGTACTTATCAGCGACGTCGCTGCAGGAGGAGGACCACTACGACCCCACTGGCAGCCGTCGGGGGCTTCTCAGCAACGGGCAGCTCGCGGTCGCCGAGTACGGGGAGCTCCGGCGTGCGTGCAAGAGCGAGAGCATCgccgaggtgatcctcgcgtggcACATCGCCACCTGCCTCTTCGAGGAGAAGTTTCCATCGCCGTCCGCCTCGCGTGACATGGTGGTGGCGACGACGCTGTCCAAGTACTGCGCCTACCTGGTAGCCTTCCACCCGGAGCTACTGCCGGAAAACGAGGAGAGCGCGGAGCGCGTCTTCGAGATCATGGAGGAAGATCTGAGGCGTACGGTCGGTTTCTGGCGCTACCACCTGCCGGCGGCGGTGGCGCCGCTGCTGGGCTCCGGGTACGAGCAGATCATGCGCCTGGAAGAGAGGCCGAACCTGGCGCAGGCGCTAGAAATGACAGAGATGTCGGCGCTGCAGAGGGGGGCCATCCTGGAGCACGCACTGGAGAAGGAGGCCAAGGGCGCCGCCGGCGTGGAGGTGATGTGGAAGGTGCTGGCTGATCTGTGGGTGCAGATCATGGTGTACGTGGCGCCGTCGGGGGACGAGGAGCACGTCATGGGGCACGCCAAGGTGCTGCCGGAGGGCGGCGAGTTCGTCACCGTGCTCTGGGCGCTGGCCACGCACACCGGCATGCGCCGCGCGGCGCCGGTGGCTGTCGGCAGCATGGAACATGTTTAG